In the genome of Shewanella glacialimarina, one region contains:
- a CDS encoding phosphoheptose isomerase, whose protein sequence is MLERIKDSFTESIQTKIDAAEALPESIEKAAEMMVQCLLGGNKILSCGNGGSAGDAQHFSAELLNRYEIERPPLPAIALSCDTSTITAIANDYSYDEIFSKQILALGQPGDILLAISTSGNSGNIIKAMEAALSRDMTIVAMTGKDGGAMAGLMSAGDVEIRVPSNVTARIQEVHLLVIHCLCDNIDRTLFPQDEQA, encoded by the coding sequence ATGTTAGAACGTATTAAAGACAGTTTCACAGAATCGATTCAAACTAAAATTGATGCGGCAGAAGCCTTACCTGAGTCAATTGAAAAAGCTGCTGAAATGATGGTGCAATGTTTACTCGGCGGTAATAAAATTCTTTCATGTGGTAATGGCGGCAGTGCCGGTGACGCGCAGCACTTTTCTGCTGAGCTACTTAACCGCTATGAAATTGAGCGCCCACCTTTACCGGCTATTGCATTAAGCTGCGACACATCCACTATCACAGCCATTGCTAATGACTATAGCTACGATGAAATTTTCTCTAAGCAGATTTTAGCGTTAGGCCAACCAGGTGATATTTTATTGGCTATTTCTACCAGTGGTAACTCTGGCAACATTATTAAAGCCATGGAAGCGGCTTTAAGCCGTGACATGACTATTGTCGCTATGACAGGTAAAGATGGCGGCGCTATGGCAGGCTTGATGAGTGCTGGTGATGTTGAAATTCGCGTGCCATCAAATGTTACCGCGCGTATTCAAGAAGTGCATTTATTAGTCATTCACTGCTTATGTGACAATATTGACCGTACGTTATTCCCTCAGGATGAACAAGCATGA
- a CDS encoding YraN family protein — MTSGELAEQHAREYLQQQGLTFVTANVRYKFGEIDLIMKQQQTLVFVEVKYRKTQAFGGAINALSAKQINRIRLSANAYLQQQGINPPCRFDVIAINNTQISWIQGCF; from the coding sequence ATGACATCAGGCGAACTCGCTGAACAACATGCTAGAGAATATTTACAGCAACAAGGATTAACCTTTGTTACTGCAAATGTGCGCTACAAGTTCGGCGAGATTGACCTCATTATGAAGCAGCAACAGACTTTAGTGTTTGTTGAAGTGAAATATCGTAAAACTCAAGCCTTTGGCGGAGCAATAAATGCACTGAGCGCTAAGCAAATTAATCGCATTCGCCTCAGTGCTAACGCTTATTTGCAACAACAAGGCATTAATCCACCTTGCCGATTTGATGTTATTGCCATAAATAACACACAAATAAGTTGGATTCAGGGATGTTTTTAA
- a CDS encoding penicillin-binding protein activator, producing the protein MLKRLISIKFLLALTLPALLIGCSATKTESIDQVVNTSLVSVEQPASVYLSEASKSSLPEKRDRNLLLAAHAYINDGNYSSARSILSSMLKNMVKVSTIQAEHIYLNARIDEKTQNAQAALNTLQYPPHWKLPRWQMATYHQYKARLYKAIQQPIDQIRQLSLLSNYLPKSESTQVNDVIWKVLQPLHEETIKSFMREPANPIFSGWLQLAYIAKHYAVEPTQLVRYLGEWQRNNPHHPGAVKLPSDLEKALNAKPYRPQNIAVLLPLSGPRAAVAEPIKMGIMASYMAEFDSNVTLHFIDSQIGIKAAYQQATDTGADFIIGPLLPNEVEELQRLNQSKEQLIPQLYLNQLEQFEPQSNQFYFSLSPAQEASDAARKLYADGVKIPLLLTSNDAIGKRMAESFNQTWLSLTENNAEIHYFDSGDQMKLTVQEALGVKDSQARITRMKEILGSKLEADFRSRQDIDAIYMVAAYQDLSLLKAFLDVNFSVFAEPVALYTSSRGRLENESTQSAQELNKVMISDIPWLMQPSNETRMVESLWSTWNNSQKRLYVMGYDALELVNRLAQMRAFPGYQFNGRSGALSLKPNGLIDRQLTWGKYEKGKLTPL; encoded by the coding sequence GTGTTAAAAAGACTGATTTCAATTAAATTTCTATTGGCACTGACACTACCAGCATTATTGATTGGTTGTTCAGCCACTAAAACCGAAAGTATTGATCAAGTAGTCAATACGTCATTAGTGTCTGTAGAGCAACCAGCAAGTGTTTATTTATCCGAAGCCAGCAAAAGCAGCTTACCTGAAAAACGTGATCGCAACCTGTTATTAGCAGCCCATGCGTATATTAATGATGGTAATTACAGTTCTGCTCGTAGCATTTTGTCATCGATGCTAAAAAATATGGTGAAAGTGTCTACCATTCAGGCTGAGCACATTTACTTAAATGCGCGTATTGATGAAAAGACTCAAAATGCGCAGGCTGCATTAAACACATTACAATATCCACCCCATTGGAAACTGCCCCGTTGGCAAATGGCGACATATCATCAGTATAAAGCCCGCCTTTATAAGGCTATCCAACAACCTATCGATCAAATTAGACAATTAAGTTTGTTAAGTAACTATTTGCCTAAATCTGAATCGACTCAGGTTAATGACGTTATTTGGAAAGTGTTACAGCCCTTACATGAAGAAACCATTAAAAGCTTCATGCGTGAACCGGCAAACCCAATATTTTCAGGCTGGCTACAACTCGCTTATATCGCTAAACACTATGCAGTTGAGCCCACTCAGCTGGTTCGTTATTTAGGCGAATGGCAACGCAATAACCCACATCATCCAGGTGCGGTAAAATTACCGTCTGATTTAGAAAAAGCACTCAATGCTAAACCTTATCGCCCGCAAAATATTGCGGTTCTATTACCGCTTTCAGGCCCAAGAGCGGCTGTTGCCGAACCTATAAAAATGGGCATTATGGCCAGCTATATGGCCGAATTTGATAGCAATGTCACTCTGCATTTTATTGATAGCCAAATAGGCATCAAAGCAGCTTATCAGCAAGCAACTGATACCGGTGCAGACTTTATTATCGGGCCATTATTGCCTAATGAAGTGGAAGAGTTGCAACGCTTAAACCAAAGTAAAGAGCAACTTATTCCGCAACTGTATTTAAATCAACTAGAGCAGTTTGAGCCACAGTCTAATCAATTTTATTTCTCGTTATCACCCGCGCAAGAAGCCAGTGATGCCGCGCGTAAATTGTACGCCGATGGGGTTAAGATACCTTTACTGCTAACCAGTAATGACGCCATTGGTAAACGTATGGCTGAAAGCTTTAATCAAACCTGGTTATCGTTAACAGAAAATAACGCTGAAATTCATTATTTTGATAGCGGCGACCAAATGAAACTCACCGTGCAGGAAGCCTTAGGGGTTAAAGACAGTCAGGCAAGAATTACTCGTATGAAAGAGATACTGGGCAGCAAACTTGAAGCTGATTTTCGCTCTCGCCAAGATATAGATGCTATCTATATGGTTGCGGCTTACCAAGATTTATCGTTATTAAAAGCCTTTTTAGACGTTAACTTCAGTGTATTTGCAGAACCTGTTGCACTTTATACTTCGAGTCGCGGCCGCTTAGAGAACGAATCAACCCAGTCGGCACAAGAGTTAAATAAAGTGATGATCAGCGACATACCTTGGTTAATGCAGCCAAGTAACGAAACTCGTATGGTTGAATCTTTATGGTCTACCTGGAATAACAGCCAAAAACGTCTATATGTTATGGGGTATGACGCGCTCGAGTTAGTGAACCGGTTAGCCCAAATGCGTGCATTTCCAGGATACCAATTTAATGGCCGAAGCGGTGCATTGTCGCTAAAACCTAATGGGTTAATTGACCGTCAATTAACCTGGGGCAAATACGAAAAAGGTAAACTCACGCCACTATGA
- the rsmI gene encoding 16S rRNA (cytidine(1402)-2'-O)-methyltransferase yields the protein MDQAAALYIVPTPIGNFADMSSRAIEVLNQVSLIACEDTRHSGRLLSHYGIETRKTALHDHNERDRAQWIVEQLQSGQSVALISDAGTPLISDPGYHLVKHVREAGHKVIPLPGPCAAITALSASGLPSDRFSFEGFLPAKEKGRIDKLTALKEDPRTLIFYESPHRIVHSLTSIVTALGADRQIVMAREVTKTFETFLSGTAEEVLAMVIADENQQKGEIVIMCHGFAQADDEAIPKVAIDTLTLLAAELPLKKAAAIAAQIHGFKKNALYKIGLELGL from the coding sequence ATGGATCAAGCCGCAGCACTTTATATTGTGCCCACCCCCATTGGCAATTTCGCGGACATGAGTAGCCGTGCAATTGAAGTGTTAAATCAAGTTAGTTTGATAGCATGTGAAGATACTCGGCACAGTGGCAGATTGTTAAGTCATTACGGTATTGAAACCCGTAAAACAGCCTTACATGACCACAACGAGCGTGATCGTGCCCAGTGGATTGTTGAGCAATTACAATCAGGTCAATCGGTTGCGCTTATTTCAGATGCTGGCACACCGCTAATATCTGATCCAGGCTATCACCTAGTTAAACATGTTAGAGAAGCTGGTCATAAAGTCATTCCACTGCCGGGGCCTTGCGCGGCAATTACTGCACTAAGTGCTTCTGGACTTCCCTCAGACAGATTCAGTTTTGAAGGTTTTTTACCGGCGAAAGAAAAAGGCCGTATTGATAAATTAACAGCGCTTAAAGAAGACCCGCGTACGTTAATTTTTTATGAATCACCACATCGTATTGTCCACAGCCTTACCTCGATTGTTACCGCGCTGGGCGCCGATCGCCAAATTGTTATGGCCAGAGAAGTCACTAAAACCTTTGAAACCTTCTTATCAGGCACTGCTGAAGAAGTACTGGCGATGGTTATCGCAGATGAGAACCAGCAAAAAGGTGAAATAGTTATTATGTGTCATGGCTTTGCCCAGGCCGATGATGAGGCGATTCCCAAGGTCGCTATTGACACTTTGACTCTGCTTGCTGCTGAATTGCCGCTTAAAAAAGCCGCCGCAATAGCCGCGCAAATACATGGTTTTAAAAAGAACGCATTGTATAAAATCGGGCTTGAACTCGGCTTATAA